One genomic segment of Salinigranum rubrum includes these proteins:
- a CDS encoding aldehyde dehydrogenase family protein: MSGDDVYAHYIDGEWTQGSGTETFESENPATGETLATFRQGTEADVDAALATAEETFEEWRGLSHIDRAEYLWEIYHELRERTDELAEIVTKECGKEISEGRADVVEAYHMVEWAAADARHPKGDVVPSEIPSKDAYMRRKPRGVVGCITPWNFPVAIPFWHMAVALVEGNTVVWKPAEQTPWCAQIIAEMFDDTGMPDGVFNMVQGFGDAGAAIVDDSRVDTVLFTGSAEVGHEVASKVGGEPGKLAACEMGGKNGIVVTEQADLDVAVHSAVMSSFKTTGQRCVSSERLIVHEEVYDEFKERFVDIAADVAVGDPLDENTFMGPLIEAAHVEKVTKYNDLAKREDVNVLVDRTELDEDEIPDGHEAGHWVGPFVYEADAYEDLRCTHEEVFGPHVALLKYSGDIEEAVEIHNDTDYGLAGAVISEDYRQINYYRDHAEVGLAYGNLPCIGAEVQLPFGGVKKSGNGYPSAREVIEAVTERTAWTLNNSKDIQMAQGLSADIKTKED, from the coding sequence ATGTCAGGAGACGACGTCTACGCGCACTACATCGACGGCGAGTGGACCCAGGGCTCGGGGACGGAGACGTTCGAGAGCGAGAACCCCGCGACGGGCGAGACGCTCGCGACGTTCAGACAGGGAACCGAGGCCGACGTCGACGCGGCGCTCGCAACCGCCGAGGAGACGTTCGAGGAGTGGCGCGGACTCTCCCACATCGACCGCGCCGAGTACCTCTGGGAGATATACCACGAACTCCGCGAGCGCACCGACGAACTCGCCGAAATCGTCACGAAGGAGTGCGGCAAGGAGATATCGGAGGGCCGGGCGGACGTCGTCGAGGCGTACCACATGGTCGAGTGGGCCGCCGCCGACGCCCGTCACCCCAAGGGTGACGTGGTCCCGAGCGAAATCCCGTCGAAGGACGCCTACATGCGCCGCAAGCCCCGCGGCGTCGTCGGCTGTATCACCCCCTGGAACTTCCCGGTCGCCATCCCCTTCTGGCACATGGCCGTCGCGCTCGTCGAGGGGAACACGGTGGTGTGGAAGCCCGCCGAGCAGACGCCGTGGTGTGCGCAGATCATCGCCGAGATGTTCGACGACACGGGGATGCCGGACGGCGTGTTCAACATGGTGCAGGGCTTCGGCGACGCCGGCGCGGCAATCGTCGACGACTCCCGGGTCGACACGGTGCTCTTCACCGGTTCGGCGGAGGTGGGCCACGAGGTGGCCTCGAAGGTCGGCGGCGAACCCGGCAAACTCGCGGCGTGTGAGATGGGCGGCAAGAACGGCATCGTCGTCACCGAGCAGGCCGACCTCGACGTGGCCGTCCACTCCGCGGTGATGAGTTCGTTCAAGACGACGGGCCAGCGCTGTGTCTCCTCGGAACGCCTGATCGTCCACGAGGAGGTGTACGACGAGTTCAAGGAGCGCTTCGTCGACATCGCCGCCGACGTCGCCGTCGGCGACCCGCTGGACGAGAACACGTTCATGGGGCCGCTCATCGAGGCGGCCCACGTCGAGAAGGTCACCAAGTACAACGACCTCGCGAAGCGAGAGGACGTGAACGTCCTCGTCGACCGGACGGAACTGGACGAGGACGAGATTCCCGACGGCCACGAGGCGGGACACTGGGTCGGCCCGTTCGTCTACGAGGCCGACGCGTACGAGGACCTCCGCTGCACCCACGAGGAGGTGTTCGGCCCGCACGTCGCCCTCCTGAAGTACTCGGGCGACATCGAGGAGGCCGTCGAAATCCACAACGACACCGACTACGGCCTCGCCGGCGCCGTCATCTCCGAGGACTACCGCCAGATCAACTACTACCGCGACCACGCCGAGGTCGGACTGGCGTACGGGAACCTCCCCTGTATCGGCGCGGAGGTCCAGTTGCCGTTCGGCGGCGTGAAGAAGTCCGGCAACGGCTATCCCAGTGCGAGAGAAGTCATCGAGGCCGTCACCGAGCGCACGGCGTGGACGCTCAACAACTCGAAGGACATCCAGATGGCACAGGGGCTGTCGGCGGACATCAAGACGAAAGAGGACTGA
- a CDS encoding helix-turn-helix domain-containing protein, translated as MSSETVSGGTRLTLDLWHPNCWALEATSECPGGILAHAIYDAPTAAGETVNGLFTAYGDSETEVETLLDHIRDSRLTGGVQELKARFGQPGRDISPGNAAREFFLEYDPSDMICPKLVRQGFVHSAPCRIEDGREFWQVVYAGERERIEPGLDVIREEEDADIDVARIASSGSASSERARRLDTLTPSQREVFDLAREQGYYEWPRGVSTRELADELGVSKTTLLEHLRKAEAKLLDP; from the coding sequence ATGAGCAGCGAGACGGTCTCAGGGGGGACGCGGCTGACGCTGGACCTCTGGCATCCGAACTGCTGGGCACTGGAGGCGACGTCGGAGTGTCCCGGCGGCATCCTCGCCCACGCCATCTACGACGCACCGACGGCCGCCGGCGAGACGGTCAACGGGCTGTTCACCGCCTACGGTGACTCGGAGACCGAAGTCGAGACGCTCCTGGACCACATCCGCGACTCACGGCTCACCGGCGGCGTCCAGGAACTCAAAGCGCGCTTCGGCCAGCCCGGTCGGGACATCTCGCCCGGGAACGCGGCCCGGGAGTTCTTCTTGGAGTACGATCCGAGCGACATGATCTGTCCGAAGCTCGTCCGCCAGGGGTTCGTTCACAGCGCCCCGTGTCGTATCGAGGACGGTCGCGAGTTCTGGCAGGTGGTCTACGCGGGCGAACGCGAGCGCATCGAGCCCGGGCTCGACGTCATCCGCGAGGAGGAAGACGCCGACATCGACGTCGCCCGCATCGCCTCGTCGGGGTCGGCCAGTTCCGAGCGCGCCCGCCGCCTCGACACGCTCACGCCGAGCCAGCGCGAGGTGTTCGACCTCGCCCGGGAGCAGGGCTACTACGAGTGGCCCCGGGGGGTCTCCACCCGCGAACTGGCCGACGAACTCGGCGTCTCGAAGACGACGCTGTTGGAGCACCTGCGAAAGGCGGAAGCGAAGCTGCTGGATCCGTAG
- the katG gene encoding catalase/peroxidase HPI, whose product MNGSNQDWWPNQLNLEILDENARDVGPTDEEFDYAEAFESLDFDEVKADIEAVMTDSKDWWPADYGHYGPLFIRMAWHSAGTYRTSDGRGGAAGGRQRFPPLSSWPDNVNLDKARRLLWPVKQKYGRNLSWADLLVLTGNVAMESMGFETFGFAGGREDAWKGDDAVNWGPEDEWEVTSEERFDEQGELMEGLANTVMGLIYVNPEGPNGEPDLEGSAKNIRESFGEMAMNDEETAALIAGGHTFGKVHGADSGENLGPEPEAAPIEKQGLGWENEHGTGKGPDTITSGIEGPWTEAPISWDMGYLDNLLDHEWEPHKGPGGAWQWRPVDEELEDTVPDAHDPSEKQTPMMLTTDVALKRDPEYREIIERFQDNPKEFQDAFAKAWYKLIHRDMGPPSRFLGPEVPDEEMLWQDPLPDADYDLIGDEEAAELKEELLASDLSRSQLVKTAWASASTYRDSDKRGGANGARLRLRPQRDWEVNEPAELATVLDTFRDVQEEFNGSRSDDTRVSLADLIVLGGTAAVEQAAAEAGYDVEIPFEPGRTDATPEQTDVESFEVLEPEADGFRNYYGDEAERPAEEILVDKSELLNLTVPEMTVLVGGMRALGANYQGSDLGVFTDRPGTLTNDFFVNLLGQDTEWEPASDSEDVFEGYDRETGERQWKASRVDLVFGSNARLRAVAEFYGCDDAEEEFVHDFAEAWEKVMTLDRFDLE is encoded by the coding sequence ATGAACGGGTCCAACCAAGACTGGTGGCCGAATCAGCTGAATCTGGAGATTCTGGACGAGAACGCCCGCGACGTCGGGCCGACGGACGAGGAGTTCGACTACGCCGAGGCGTTCGAATCGCTCGACTTCGACGAGGTAAAAGCCGACATCGAGGCGGTGATGACGGACTCGAAGGACTGGTGGCCGGCCGACTACGGCCACTACGGGCCGCTCTTCATCCGGATGGCGTGGCACAGCGCCGGCACGTACCGCACCAGCGACGGTCGCGGCGGCGCAGCGGGCGGGCGACAGCGTTTCCCGCCCCTCAGCAGTTGGCCCGACAACGTGAATCTCGACAAGGCGCGCCGACTGCTCTGGCCGGTCAAACAGAAGTACGGCCGCAACCTCTCGTGGGCCGACCTGCTGGTCCTGACCGGGAACGTCGCCATGGAGTCGATGGGGTTCGAGACGTTCGGGTTCGCCGGCGGGCGCGAGGACGCCTGGAAGGGCGACGACGCCGTCAACTGGGGCCCGGAAGACGAGTGGGAAGTGACGAGCGAAGAGCGGTTCGACGAGCAGGGCGAACTCATGGAGGGGCTCGCAAACACCGTGATGGGCCTCATCTACGTGAACCCGGAGGGCCCGAACGGCGAACCGGACCTCGAAGGCTCCGCGAAGAACATCCGGGAGTCGTTCGGCGAGATGGCGATGAACGACGAGGAGACGGCCGCGCTCATCGCCGGCGGACACACGTTCGGGAAGGTCCACGGCGCCGACTCCGGTGAGAACCTCGGCCCCGAACCCGAGGCGGCCCCCATCGAGAAGCAGGGCCTCGGCTGGGAGAACGAACACGGCACCGGCAAGGGCCCCGATACGATCACCAGCGGCATCGAGGGTCCCTGGACCGAGGCCCCCATCTCGTGGGACATGGGCTATCTCGACAACCTGCTCGACCACGAGTGGGAGCCCCACAAGGGCCCCGGCGGTGCGTGGCAGTGGCGGCCGGTGGACGAGGAACTCGAAGACACGGTGCCGGACGCCCACGACCCGTCGGAGAAGCAGACGCCGATGATGCTGACGACGGACGTCGCGCTGAAGCGGGACCCCGAGTACCGCGAGATCATCGAGCGCTTCCAGGACAACCCCAAGGAGTTCCAGGACGCCTTCGCGAAGGCGTGGTACAAGCTGATCCACCGCGACATGGGCCCGCCGTCTCGGTTCCTCGGCCCCGAGGTTCCGGACGAGGAGATGCTCTGGCAGGACCCCCTCCCCGACGCCGACTACGACCTGATCGGCGACGAGGAGGCCGCCGAACTCAAGGAGGAACTCCTCGCGTCGGACCTGTCCCGCTCCCAGTTGGTCAAGACCGCCTGGGCGTCGGCGTCGACGTACCGCGACAGCGACAAGCGCGGCGGCGCGAACGGGGCGCGACTCCGCCTCCGACCGCAGCGCGACTGGGAAGTGAACGAGCCCGCGGAGCTGGCGACTGTGCTGGACACCTTCAGGGACGTCCAAGAGGAGTTCAACGGTTCGCGGTCCGACGACACGCGGGTTTCCCTCGCCGACCTCATCGTCCTGGGCGGCACCGCGGCCGTCGAGCAGGCGGCGGCCGAGGCCGGCTACGACGTGGAGATTCCGTTCGAGCCGGGTCGGACGGACGCCACGCCGGAACAGACCGACGTCGAGTCGTTCGAGGTGCTCGAACCGGAGGCGGACGGCTTCCGCAACTACTACGGCGACGAGGCCGAGCGCCCCGCCGAGGAGATACTGGTGGACAAGTCCGAACTGCTGAACCTGACGGTCCCCGAGATGACGGTACTCGTCGGCGGCATGCGCGCGCTGGGTGCGAACTACCAGGGCTCGGACCTGGGCGTCTTCACCGACCGGCCGGGGACGCTGACCAACGACTTCTTCGTGAACCTGCTCGGCCAGGACACCGAGTGGGAACCGGCCTCAGACTCCGAGGACGTGTTCGAGGGGTACGACCGCGAGACGGGCGAGCGCCAGTGGAAGGCGAGCCGCGTCGACCTCGTCTTCGGCTCGAACGCCCGGCTCCGCGCCGTCGCGGAGTTCTACGGCTGCGACGACGCCGAAGAGGAGTTCGTGCACGACTTCGCGGAGGCGTGGGAGAAGGTGATGACGCTCGACCGCTTCGACCTCGAGTGA
- a CDS encoding proline dehydrogenase family protein — protein MIPPIASNFVAGEDPETALEHVRELNERGVKGILNLLGEHYHDRPPADEDADAYVALVDAIDESGVDACVSVKPSQIGLDVGGEVFEENLARIVDRASNRGVFVWVDMEDHTTTDVTLDAYERLARETDGMVGVCTQANLKRTGEDLKRLAPLPGKVRLVKGAYDEPREIAYKKKSEVDRVYKEYLELMFREFEGGVAVGSHDPAMIDYARDLHTEYGTDFEVQMLMGVRESAQFELADEYEVWQYIPYGSKWFSYFYRRIRERKENALFALRAVVGN, from the coding sequence ATGATACCGCCCATTGCGAGCAACTTCGTCGCGGGGGAAGACCCGGAGACGGCGCTCGAACACGTCCGGGAACTGAACGAACGCGGCGTCAAGGGCATCCTCAACCTCCTCGGCGAACACTACCACGACCGACCGCCGGCCGACGAGGACGCCGACGCCTACGTCGCCCTCGTCGACGCCATCGACGAGTCGGGCGTCGACGCGTGTGTCTCCGTGAAACCCTCGCAGATCGGCCTCGACGTGGGTGGCGAGGTGTTCGAGGAGAACCTCGCGCGCATCGTCGACCGCGCGTCGAACCGAGGGGTGTTCGTCTGGGTCGACATGGAAGACCACACGACGACGGACGTGACGCTCGACGCCTACGAGCGCCTCGCCCGCGAGACCGACGGGATGGTCGGTGTGTGTACGCAGGCGAACCTCAAGCGGACGGGCGAGGACCTGAAACGGTTGGCACCGCTCCCCGGCAAGGTCCGACTCGTCAAGGGCGCGTACGACGAGCCAAGGGAAATCGCGTACAAGAAGAAGAGCGAGGTCGACCGCGTCTACAAGGAGTACCTCGAACTCATGTTCCGCGAGTTCGAGGGCGGCGTCGCCGTCGGGAGTCACGACCCCGCCATGATCGACTACGCGCGTGACCTCCACACCGAGTACGGCACCGACTTCGAGGTGCAGATGCTGATGGGCGTCCGCGAGAGCGCGCAGTTCGAACTCGCCGACGAGTACGAGGTCTGGCAGTACATCCCCTACGGGTCGAAGTGGTTCTCGTACTTCTATCGGCGGATCAGAGAGCGAAAGGAGAACGCCCTGTTCGCGCTTCGAGCGGTGGTCGGGAACTGA
- a CDS encoding ABC transporter substrate-binding protein, whose translation MKPTRMQNWTRRDLVKLSGLGLVGLAGCLEDSGDSGGSGDSGGSGGSGDSGGSGDSGGSDDSGGSDGEDTSTESDSGGDSGGMDTYTIGMVDALTGSLAPYGQRNQRGKDLALAAINEAGIGDGGQLEVVVEDSESANQAGISAAQKLVNQDGVPLLIGAVSSGVSIAIHDSVTNPNGVVQISQNSTSPRLTEKPELNRMSPAGTEKWTALANLVSEDGHDTVAATWLNNDYGAGFNDVFPEEFDGEVVYNEPHDQGQSSYSGTLTSMASTDASAWLFITYANEFIVMANEAFDQGYNEQVQYYGAESTIADEILGNTQEGAFNGMKGVTESAPEEQDNYQTFVSQFESEYDASPTVWSAYAYDAVVVSALAAAAADEFTEEALMEVVRDVTRPEGTEVTTPQDALDMLNEGASASEINYQGVSGPVDLDENGDPPGFYRVYGVEDHAYTTIEYISS comes from the coding sequence ATGAAACCGACTCGCATGCAGAACTGGACACGTAGGGACCTCGTCAAACTCTCCGGCCTCGGCCTCGTCGGACTGGCCGGCTGTCTGGAAGACTCGGGCGATTCGGGCGGCTCGGGCGACTCGGGTGGCTCCGGCGGTTCGGGTGACTCGGGGGGCTCCGGGGACTCCGGCGGTTCGGACGACTCGGGCGGCTCCGACGGTGAGGACACCTCGACGGAGTCCGACTCCGGCGGTGACTCGGGCGGGATGGACACCTACACCATCGGGATGGTCGACGCGCTCACCGGCTCGCTCGCCCCGTACGGCCAGCGGAATCAGCGGGGGAAGGACCTCGCGCTCGCGGCCATCAACGAGGCCGGCATCGGCGACGGCGGTCAACTGGAGGTCGTCGTCGAGGACAGCGAGTCCGCGAATCAGGCGGGTATCAGCGCGGCGCAGAAACTCGTCAACCAGGACGGCGTTCCGCTGCTCATCGGGGCGGTCAGTTCGGGCGTCTCCATCGCCATCCACGACTCGGTGACGAACCCGAACGGCGTGGTGCAGATATCGCAGAACTCCACCTCGCCGCGACTCACGGAGAAGCCGGAACTGAACCGGATGTCGCCCGCGGGGACGGAGAAGTGGACCGCGCTCGCGAACCTCGTGAGCGAGGACGGCCACGACACCGTCGCGGCGACGTGGCTCAACAACGACTACGGGGCGGGGTTCAACGACGTCTTCCCGGAGGAGTTCGACGGCGAGGTCGTCTACAACGAACCGCACGACCAGGGGCAGTCCTCGTACTCGGGGACGCTCACGAGCATGGCCTCCACGGACGCCTCCGCGTGGCTGTTCATCACCTACGCCAACGAGTTCATCGTGATGGCCAACGAGGCGTTCGACCAGGGGTACAACGAGCAGGTGCAGTACTACGGCGCCGAGTCGACCATCGCCGACGAAATCCTCGGCAACACCCAGGAGGGCGCGTTCAACGGCATGAAGGGCGTGACCGAGAGCGCCCCCGAAGAACAGGACAACTACCAGACCTTCGTCTCGCAGTTCGAGAGCGAGTACGACGCCTCACCCACGGTGTGGTCGGCGTACGCCTACGACGCCGTCGTCGTCTCCGCGCTCGCCGCCGCCGCGGCCGACGAGTTCACCGAGGAGGCGCTGATGGAGGTCGTCCGCGACGTCACCCGACCCGAGGGGACGGAGGTCACCACGCCGCAGGACGCGCTCGACATGCTCAACGAGGGCGCGTCGGCCTCGGAGATCAACTACCAGGGCGTCTCCGGTCCGGTCGACCTCGACGAGAACGGCGACCCGCCGGGCTTCTACCGCGTGTACGGCGTCGAAGACCACGCGTACACCACCATCGAGTACATCTCCAGCTAA
- a CDS encoding branched-chain amino acid ABC transporter permease yields the protein MTTGVALPLLQVSALQFVVNGLVFSSIIVLAAIGLSLVYSIADFANFAHGDLMTVGAFGALASAGVLQSTVPGSVFSLPLWVFVALVVGMAAAALVAVLTNRIVYKPLDAGSVELLITSIGVALAYRALVFIGFGPDAQRYGVERSGPIPAVQDALGVAVTPRKLAIIVLAVAFVVGLHFLLQYTTLGRKMRATADNPNLARVSGIRTSEVILAMWIIGGALAAAGGVFLGLETLVRPRMGFDILLVVFAAVILGGIGSVYGAMLGSFVIGMVHELTPILRLVGVPIGTEYAPAVAFLIMVVILLVRPRGIMGETV from the coding sequence ATGACGACGGGCGTCGCGCTCCCCCTGCTGCAGGTGAGCGCCCTGCAGTTCGTGGTCAACGGCCTCGTCTTCAGCAGCATCATCGTGCTCGCGGCCATCGGTCTCTCGCTGGTGTACAGCATCGCCGACTTCGCCAACTTCGCCCACGGCGACCTGATGACCGTCGGCGCGTTCGGCGCGCTCGCCTCCGCGGGCGTCCTGCAGTCGACGGTTCCCGGCTCGGTTTTCAGCCTCCCGCTGTGGGTGTTCGTCGCCCTCGTCGTCGGGATGGCCGCCGCGGCTCTCGTGGCCGTGTTGACGAACCGAATCGTCTACAAGCCGCTCGACGCCGGTTCGGTCGAACTGCTCATCACGAGCATCGGCGTCGCGCTCGCGTACCGCGCGCTGGTGTTCATCGGGTTCGGCCCCGACGCCCAGCGGTACGGCGTCGAGCGATCCGGGCCGATTCCCGCCGTCCAGGACGCACTCGGCGTCGCCGTCACGCCGCGAAAGCTCGCTATCATCGTTCTCGCGGTGGCGTTCGTCGTCGGTCTGCACTTCCTCTTACAGTACACGACCCTCGGGCGGAAGATGCGCGCGACGGCCGACAACCCGAACCTCGCACGGGTGAGCGGGATTCGCACCTCCGAGGTGATCCTCGCGATGTGGATCATCGGCGGGGCGCTCGCGGCTGCGGGCGGGGTGTTCCTCGGGCTGGAGACGCTCGTCCGCCCCCGGATGGGCTTCGACATTCTCCTGGTCGTGTTCGCCGCGGTCATCCTCGGCGGCATCGGCTCGGTCTACGGGGCGATGCTCGGCTCGTTCGTCATCGGGATGGTCCACGAACTCACTCCGATTCTGCGGCTCGTCGGCGTCCCCATCGGCACCGAGTACGCCCCCGCCGTCGCGTTTCTCATCATGGTCGTCATCCTGCTCGTGCGGCCCCGCGGCATCATGGGTGAGACGGTATGA
- a CDS encoding ABC transporter ATP-binding protein: MTRGDSDSLTYEGADLDKDDAVLRVEGLKKAFGGLVATDDVSLEIERGTITGMIGPNGAGKSTLFNLISGFYDEDEGSVLVNDVDVTDSEPHDRARQGLIRTFQTPRRLEGMTVREAMLVGPQPQTGESIVSLFVSPSEVEREERRNLERAEELLERFEIDHLIDQPSTDLSGGQLKLVELARAITTDPDILLLDEPVAGVNPTLANDIKRFIRELNEEGQTFLIIEHDMPFIMDLADPVIVLDQGRVLMEGSPRQVRNDPRVIDAYLGGAE, encoded by the coding sequence ATGACGCGCGGCGACAGCGACTCGCTCACCTACGAGGGTGCGGACCTCGACAAGGACGACGCGGTGCTCCGCGTCGAGGGGCTGAAGAAGGCGTTCGGCGGCCTCGTCGCCACCGACGACGTCTCCCTCGAAATCGAGCGCGGGACCATCACCGGGATGATCGGTCCGAACGGCGCCGGCAAGTCGACGCTGTTCAATCTCATCTCGGGCTTCTACGACGAGGACGAGGGGAGCGTGCTCGTCAACGACGTCGACGTGACCGACTCGGAGCCGCACGACCGCGCTCGACAAGGGTTGATTCGGACGTTCCAGACGCCCCGCCGGCTGGAGGGAATGACCGTCCGCGAGGCGATGCTCGTCGGGCCACAGCCGCAGACGGGCGAGTCCATCGTTTCCCTCTTCGTCTCGCCGAGCGAGGTCGAACGGGAGGAGCGACGGAACCTCGAACGCGCCGAGGAACTGCTGGAGCGGTTCGAGATCGACCACCTCATCGACCAGCCGTCGACGGACCTCTCGGGCGGACAGCTGAAACTCGTCGAACTCGCCCGAGCGATCACGACGGACCCGGACATCCTCCTCCTGGACGAACCCGTCGCGGGCGTCAACCCGACGCTGGCGAACGACATCAAGCGGTTCATCCGGGAGTTGAACGAGGAGGGGCAGACCTTCCTCATCATCGAGCACGACATGCCGTTCATCATGGACCTCGCCGACCCGGTCATCGTCCTCGACCAGGGGCGCGTCCTGATGGAGGGCTCTCCCAGACAGGTCAGAAACGACCCGCGCGTCATCGACGCGTACCTCGGGGGTGCGGAGTGA
- a CDS encoding ABC transporter ATP-binding protein, with amino-acid sequence MMARALSVEGVDSGYGEAQVLDDLSLHLDEGEIVCIIGPNGAGKSTVLKTVFGLLDPWAGQVHLGERDITGMAPEDLVREGVGYVPQVDNVFGSLSIEENLRMGGVAKGSGLEETIRELYDRFPILEEKRSAKARTLSGGQRQVLAFARALVMDPDVLLIDEPSAGLAPNIVDEVFEDVKTVNELGTAILMVEQNAREGLGISDRGYVLDQGTVAYEDAADELLDNPEVSRLYLGG; translated from the coding sequence GTGATGGCTCGCGCACTCAGCGTCGAGGGCGTCGACTCCGGCTACGGCGAGGCGCAGGTGCTCGACGACCTCTCGTTGCACCTCGACGAGGGGGAAATCGTCTGCATCATCGGGCCGAACGGGGCCGGCAAGTCCACCGTGCTGAAGACCGTCTTCGGCCTCCTCGACCCGTGGGCCGGGCAGGTCCACCTCGGCGAGCGCGACATCACCGGGATGGCCCCCGAGGACCTCGTCCGCGAGGGGGTGGGGTACGTGCCGCAGGTGGACAACGTCTTCGGCTCGCTCTCCATCGAGGAGAACCTCCGGATGGGCGGCGTCGCCAAGGGCTCCGGCCTGGAGGAGACCATCCGGGAACTGTACGACCGGTTCCCCATCCTCGAGGAGAAGCGGTCGGCGAAGGCGCGGACGCTCTCCGGCGGTCAGCGGCAGGTGCTGGCGTTCGCCCGGGCGCTCGTGATGGACCCCGACGTGCTGCTCATCGACGAACCCTCGGCGGGACTCGCGCCGAACATCGTCGACGAGGTGTTCGAGGACGTGAAGACGGTGAACGAACTCGGTACGGCGATCCTGATGGTCGAACAGAACGCCCGCGAGGGACTCGGTATCTCCGATAGAGGATACGTCCTCGACCAGGGGACCGTCGCGTACGAGGACGCGGCCGACGAACTGCTCGACAACCCCGAGGTTTCCCGACTCTACCTCGGGGGCTGA
- a CDS encoding molybdopterin-dependent oxidoreductase, with translation MSGLETHEVPEAVETDGWRLTVDGCVDRRLSLSHDDLRAMELASATGDFSCVEGWTATDLSWRGVRVVDLLRCAGPDEEAAFALVHAMDGEYACGYSLDDFGGALLALELDGEPLPVEHGGPARLVPAGDSDCWESVKWVSRIELHATEPADTARELALSRLR, from the coding sequence ATGAGCGGGCTGGAGACACACGAAGTCCCCGAGGCGGTCGAGACGGACGGGTGGCGGCTGACGGTCGACGGCTGCGTCGACCGGCGTCTCTCGCTGTCCCACGACGACCTCCGGGCGATGGAACTGGCGAGCGCGACGGGCGACTTCTCCTGCGTCGAGGGCTGGACCGCGACCGACCTGTCCTGGCGAGGCGTGCGCGTGGTCGACCTGCTCAGGTGCGCCGGCCCCGACGAGGAGGCGGCGTTCGCGCTGGTCCACGCGATGGACGGCGAGTACGCCTGCGGCTACTCGCTGGACGACTTCGGCGGCGCGCTGCTCGCGCTCGAACTCGACGGCGAACCGCTCCCGGTCGAGCACGGCGGGCCGGCGCGGTTGGTGCCGGCGGGCGACAGCGACTGCTGGGAGAGCGTCAAGTGGGTGTCTCGGATCGAACTCCACGCGACCGAACCCGCCGACACGGCCCGGGAGCTAGCGCTCTCGCGATTGCGGTAG
- a CDS encoding DUF4112 domain-containing protein, with translation MTDTVPPGLRRARHVATLLDDAVTIPVVNVKVGLDALVGLLPLSGDLAAAVLSLYIVFEAVRSGVPRSVVARMLLNIAVDAAVGSVPVVGDLFDVVWKANRRNVTLFERAVGVDDA, from the coding sequence ATGACAGATACCGTCCCTCCGGGACTCCGCCGCGCCCGTCACGTCGCGACGCTGCTCGACGACGCCGTTACGATTCCTGTCGTGAACGTGAAGGTCGGCCTCGACGCACTCGTCGGCTTGCTCCCCCTCTCCGGTGACCTCGCGGCCGCCGTCCTCTCGCTGTACATCGTCTTCGAGGCGGTCCGCAGCGGCGTCCCCCGCTCGGTCGTCGCCCGAATGCTCTTGAACATCGCTGTCGACGCCGCCGTCGGGTCGGTGCCCGTCGTCGGCGACCTCTTCGACGTCGTCTGGAAGGCCAACCGGAGAAACGTGACGCTGTTCGAGCGTGCCGTCGGCGTCGACGACGCCTGA